Part of the Xenopus tropicalis strain Nigerian chromosome 3, UCB_Xtro_10.0, whole genome shotgun sequence genome, aGCATTTCTGAACTcctgattgttactttttaaacaatgttgcaaaggttagtctcctccagcaagtcaggtctgtcagtctgctgccttgtgttacatgctttcaaatgccagagccaccagggcaaagaaaaggacagacaaacacagcaaaatatatacaaatgaccattacaaatttacaatgaatgtatatttctaagttgcttagaatgatgttttcttttattaggcgaAAAATTATTATGTTTGGGTTGATGtcctttgttattttttttattttgtttgtttataccAACATATATAGGGGACTTTCACCTTAAAATGAATGCTTATATTTGACATAGGCCATAGAATTCTTGGGGATTTTGTGGTTTTGAATAAAACGTTTTGGTTCTGCAGCTCTGTAACTGGAATTTATATTGGTTGTGGAATCCTTGGCTTTTGAAACCAGACAGTAATTTGAATAACAGACTAGAAGATGAATAAGGTGAGCCTGGACaggaatatatattaaaaatgcagCCTCGGTTGGCTTCAAGTATTAAAAGTATCCTACTTAAGACAGAGGAGACAAAAATCTGAAGGCAAAGGATATTTGCAACTTTGCTTGAGTGGAAAATAACATGAGTTAGCCAGGGAAGTAAGAGGCAGCAGATAGCTGTGTTTTGATTAAACAGAATGCTGTGTGTCACAACCCATAGGCTCCCTTAGGCTCCTCTAAGAGACTGTGATAGAAACACGtcaaataaattaaatgaatgaACCTTTTCCTTCCAAAGCTACTTTCTCTAACAGGGCAATTTACATTGTGTTTTGGCAAAAACAAACACTTTTCACTTCCAATGATAATATATCCCTTAATCATAtctaaataatatattgtttcatGTTGATATCCAAACATCTTTACACTTAGCAATGAAAGATTTAATTCTGcactgctttaaaaatatgtttcatgGTTAAACAGCTGTTTAATAAGAGTATAGCCACTTCAAACAGTCGCATTAAGAGCGGATAATTTCCTCTCCTGCGAATGATAAAGTGCTTGAAAATATCTGTAAGTTCAGAaaaatggggatcactgcatGTTAAATCCAGTATAATCATGGGAAATCATGCTTTCTTCCATTTTCTCGCAATCACACCAGATAAGCTGCACGTTAAGTGTTTTGCctgtggaaaaatgtattttctggtgAAGTTGTAAATGTgccattgaaaatattttttctcagCTGTAATAGCCGAGCAGTCTAAAATGACCTCTCACATCCTTGACTCAACTAACCGTTTAAAAAGTAGAAATGGTTATTTTAACAGTTTGTTTCTTCTGCTTTGCACATAGCATTGTGGATCCAAAAAGAAAGTAATTTTCaatcaatgtttttttaacttcttCTTTGAGACTTTTATTGtagactattttttttatattggaatATTGGATTTTATATTGCATGAATTTATTGTACTCTGAAATCTATGCCTCATAACCactaatatttaattatatatagtataattatttcttttgttttctttagcGGTTTCACCCTCAAAGCCACTGAGCACAGAACGACAAAATAAAGGTCAAAACTCAAGAGGcaagaaaggaaaaggaaggaaaagagatccttgtaaaaaaaagtacaaagatTATTGCATTCATGGAGAATGTCGATACATCAAAGCAATTAAGGCACCATCCTGTGTGtatgtgctatttttattttaacttctttAACAGAGGAAATAATTGTGACTGCTTAGTTTGCTTCATGCATTATGTTTGAGTAAGTTAATGGACATGTGAAAAACAGCATCCTGAGGATAAAACCTCTGTTTGCCAAGACATTAGTTAAAACAAGCTTTTGCAttgacactaaagctggccatacttgcaccgatgatatcgtacaaaaccttgtttcgtatgaaaTTCTGTACGTGTATGGTGGCTCaacgaggcaaccgatatcgaAAAAGGCTGCGGATAGCCATTGAAGgggcccgagcaaaatctatgttcagggcttaATCGGCAGAGGGAGGTAGACtttctattgtttctaactccatatctgacgattcagccctgaacatcagtggacgGTGGGAAGGATCTTTTTTGAAAGATCAAAAATTATGTGTATGGCTACTTTAAAGCAACAACTTTCCATGATCCTAGCTGGATAGTCAGCCTACCTGCAATCCTACTTGCTCTCCTTTTCAACAGCAGGTAAAAATGTTCAGCATCAGAGAAACTCTGAAAGGCCACAGCATGTTAGCAATGTAAAATTACTGCCTGGTTCTAGAAACAGTAAAAATCCTACTCCACTAGACATGGAAATATTCCAGGTAAATGAGAATGTGTCAGTATACTTTCAGAAACCTGTGCCACATGCCAAGTGACGTGGTGCCACTTGCCCCTAGCATTTTGGACCTCCTGTCTGTCCAGATACTGACCTGGGTTTTGACGCTGATCGTTGTTCTCTGAAACGCTTTAAAGCAgagcagactaaaggtggccacacatgtgaaggttgccaaacaagcagctcTCTTACCAATATGCCCACCCCGAGATGGGCAATATCAGATTGATCAGATTGCTCGGGTCAAGGGCCAAATAATCAATTCACATTGACAGGATACAGGGCGTTGAAATGAGGACCATATCAACGCAACAATGCACTCCTTGTCCTTatggaattttcaaacctgcccaattgatatctggctgatttttggtacaggaaggagtcaggctaggctcgatcaatcgatcgtcgcataatGGATGCTGTTCCTTCCTTCGCCAtatttcaattgacaggaagccaagttttagcaggtattttctattaaagcattcaaaatactaagtggtttgcaggatagggcagttattggtgcagggtagaatagctttttttacttttagtgttacttttcctttaaattgaaACTGCTTGTTCGTTATGTCAGCATGTTCCTTTCCCATTGTCAGTTTGTGCTTTGATATGCCCTCTTTTGCTCTTTAGATGTCAAACAGATTATCATGGTGAGCGATGCCATGCACTTACCCTTCCACTGGAAAATCCTTTAAATCCATATGATCACACCACAGTCTTGGCGGTAGTAGCGGTTGTTCTCTCATCGgtttgtttaattattatttcatCCTTGCTAATTTTAAGGTAGGTTTACATTTTAACTTCTTATGATCCTgtttgcatatatacagtatttttgtttACTGTAACTTGTATTAAGTGTGACTTTATCAATTATATGCTGAAAATAATAAGCTGCTGTCCAAGGCCACTATGTCTAACACTAAGGTTTGTGAATAAATCTGAATAAGTGGCCTGGGAAAGTTTCTGGACTTTAGAACTCCAATGAGTAATCACGGAAGGAAAACCAGGGAATGAAAACAGGCTGAATAGATAGGAACAGTAAGACTTAGATGGGCTACGAAAACACTTGGTCATGGAAGCCACCTTAAAGTTTGTGGGAAGGTACCAAGAGGAGGAGACCCAACGAGAATAATCCAGGATAGCCTGAGCCCAGATGGCTGGGTTGGATAGGAAAGGCTCTGTGCCAAAAATCCTCCATGTGAGCTAGCACTAGCGGCGTAACCAAAGAGATTTAATCAGGTTTATTAGCCAGTAAAAATGAAGCCTGAATTTGGGCCTGAAAATCCTTCAGCATTTTCCAGTGACAGGTCAGGACAATTCTGTAAGGCACCAGAGAACATCTGCAGGCATGGGCATAGCTTGACCAAGGGGGAGACAAAGTTATGTAAGGCCTGGCTGGTGCTTTCTTTGTAAGTGTAGagcaatatatacatttttatacttatttaGTTGTGTGTTAAATGCACCACAGAGTGCTGTCTAAATGCCAGGCATCACTGTGTTGTATCCAATACACTTATCAAGCTGGTAACTGATTGTTGACAATTCCACAGCATTGTTTAAAACTGTGGCTCAAAAAATTAGTTCAGAAAAATGAGTGGCCACAACAAAAATGTTGTCTAAAACAACATTgctgctttttatgtatattctttaaaataaattctGATGGCAGAATTTTCTTGAGGCCTGAAttttttccattgacttcaatggttTACGCTTTATCTGAAttggtgtaaaaataaaaaaagaaaatataaacctTTTTAATTACAGTAACCAGTTCCTTTTAATAGATGATTTCTGAGACTGCAGTGGATAATGTGGAATAACATAAGGATACCtacacagcttttattaaacagcCATTTATTTTGGCCCACATTTTTCCACCATAGATAATTCTATACCGCTTCATAAATAGACCCCAAAAATATGCTTTGACAgggccttgcaaaagtattcagacctAAATAACAAATCATATACTATAAAATGTTCTGCTGTATTTTCTTAGCAATGATATTCAGAATTAGGTTTTATAATGTGACTAAAACTATCTGTAATTATTTAATTCCCACCATTTACAGCAGTCACAGCTTTAAGCCTTTTGGGCTAAGGCTCAGGATTTGTTCATTGTTTGGGAGTAactttggccttgtgttttgGGATCAGACTGAAACAGGTCTACTTGCAGTATTTCCCTATATTTTGCTCAATCTGTTCTCTTAACAAGATGTCCAGTCCCTGCTAATGAGacacagccccaaagcatgatgctacCAAGCAGAAAAGAAGCCATTACTCAGGAGTTCACCATGAACCATGAGAACTACCCAGTTGTGATGTGGTCCGATGAGACCAAAGCAATATGTTATGCAAAAAAACTAACGCCTCCCACACCTCAAGCACCATATCTACAGAAACGTATAGAGGTTGTAGCATCCTGCTGTGCGTGCTGTTCAGTgatctgaaataaaaatatcacaaagaGCAAAAGTTTAGCCATTTGTCCTAGTTCAGGAGTGACTCCAGATTCACGGACTGCAAAAGATCTTGCACGGACTGGTGGTTTGGTTGTAGTTTTGAATTACAAATTAAGATACTTTAGGACATGCCTTGATTTGCACTACATATGTCCAGGTGCACACTATGTTTGGACATAACCAGTTTGAATCAGGGCATGGCATAAAATGTCTTCAATTTTCAAATGCTGGGATGTATGCAAGGGTGTCAGTACCTCTGCACATCATTTTCTGTTTTGGTTTTTGATTTATAATATTTTGCTCAGCACAAAAGTACAATGTGCAGGTGCCATGGATTCTTATATTTCAGTGGGCATATTTTTCAGAGAGAGAAACTTGTGTCCACATTTTGCCAGTCTGACCtgtttatcaaagggtaaaagtGAGAGTTCACCCTTAAACATAAATATATCCATAAAAATTCCAAGCAAAGTGAGCTACCAAATCCCACCCTAGTGGACTGTGGGAAACTTTAGTTTTACTCTTTGACAAATAAGCTCACAGGTTCATGTTCACTGGACTGGCATAAAAAGGGTTACATTTGTACTTAATTGGGTGTTACTTTACGTGGTGGTGTTATAACTTAGTTTATAGATTAGGTCTTTGGTTTCATAAATGCTTTCATAATTTTAAATGTGCTCTGTTTTTTAGCATGTTTGAGTATGTGGTTATAATGATTATACTAATTAAGTTTGAGTGTAATTGTGCTGTTTATATTTACAACAACTTttcctttattcttttattattttaggtACCATAAAAGAGGAGCTTATAATGTGGAAAATGAGGAGAAATTAAAACTTGGAAACACTGCATAAATATGATTCCTTGTCTTTAAAACTGACATGACATCACATTTGGAATAGAAAAGTTAcgggttgaatttttttttgcttttaatgcaAACTTTTCGCCTGGATTGTGTCCACGTCTTTGTGATTGTACGACATCTGCCTGAGAGGAAGATTGACATTTGAATTCCGAATTCACTAATAGACATTTTAATAACCAAATAGATGAATTGCAAGTATTCATACACACCTTTGACCTGAAGAACTAGGTGCTCCCATGAATTaattgggtttttatttttatagtattttttatgaaaaaacttTACTTCAGCGTAGAAAGCAATATAATGCCCTAAAATCACCCCCCATGTGAACAGAAGCATTTTCATTTAAGGCACTTTTCCAGTATATAGCAAAGTGGTCCTATGTCAGTTTAGACCTTCCACTGACAAGCTGTATCTATTAAGCCCCTGGCTTGTTATTCTAAAGAATGTTAAGTGTGCAGCTGAACACGCTGAGGGGGGAATTTAGGCTAGTGTTGGTCTCTGGCAATGTGAATAAATGACAAAGGAGGGAAATACTTTTTCATACTTGTAACCCAAATGTTTCTTTAGAAATGACTTGGATTTATAATATGTAAACAAAAGTTGCTGCAGGTTTTTCTGCATTAGGTTCCTAATGAAAAGAAGGATTTAAAACCGCATTCATTTTTCTGTTGGTAATAGTAGCGATAGTGGTATCAGAATGTAACTCGGTGAAGGACATCTGTGTATTTGCATCTGTCCTAAATAAGCCTGAAAATGTTTTGATGAATTGCTGTGTATCGCATGTGAGCATAAAGGTAGAGAGATGTTTCTAATGGAAGAAAGTATAGTTTGATTGAGTTTGTACCATTCAAAACACCCTCACACTTTTGGGGTATATATATTCAAGGGGATAGAACTGACTTCAACACAGTTTGTCACAGGGGAGGTCCACAACCCTCTTTTACTTTCAGATTTCCTATCGGTATTTATAGGTTATCTAAACAAAAGGCAGCCCTTGTAGAAACAATATGCCCTACGAATAGGGATTAAATAGAAATCCACCACTATGTATGAATTATACATTGGTTAGATAACTGATAATTAAACCTACACGCTTAGGGTACACTTAGGGATCGAGGGTTATCACTCAAGGTCAGTACCACTGaatttttatatgtaaaatagcATCATGGATTGGATTGATATTTGACAAATGGATAGTTTAGGATTAATTattttacagaaatgtaaaattaCTGAAGTGATGCTACCTGGCTGATCATTTGAAACTAGTAGCTCTTACTAAACATTTGATGAGCTATTTCATTACATCTGCAAACGGATACTGTTTCTGAAGATCTAGTCAAGAGAGAATTTGTTGGGCCCAGACAACACTGACTTCACTCATGCAAGCAGTGCTACTTACTCTAAGGGAATATGGCCTACAGGCAAATATAGTTTACAGTCTAGTTAAAAGAAGACCACACAGTGACACAGATGGATCTTATGTATATTAGCATATGGATAAGAGTGCTATGGCTGTGGTATATCTCTTATTTGTTGTTGGATAAATGAATGCCCTCGCCAATCTAGTGGTTCATGACTGTCCATGTTTGGTTGATGTCTATGGTAAACTTGTCACTGGCAGTGATTGTGGAGGAGGGTTTCTGTGTTAGAAATGTATTGCAGAGGTATTCAAACATGTGGCTCATTTGCCATTACAGTGCAATTTTGCAACTGGACCCAAACTgctattgttctacctgcagctggcaaaGCAGAGTTTAAGTTCCCTGGTCCTGTATTTGGTCAGGCCCACCTAAGTCAGTAAGAGTGTTACAGATACACAACCCATTTATGTTAGAATTGCCCCCTATAGTTCTAGATGTATCCATATGAGAAAGTGAGCATTTACTCTAGGGCAAAGTGCACACAGTGTTTTGATTGCTGGCAATCAAACACTGCTCCCTGCTACAGACATTTGCCCATTTACATGAAAGGGAAGCACCACAGGCCATCCTGCTCTGCTTCATTTTCAGTGCTTCTCATGGATAAGAATAGGCTGTTATCCGTGGCAATCAGCAGCAATAAAAATGCTGCACGTGCCATAGCCAGAAATCCTTCCCTAGTTGTCTTCCAAGCTAGAGCAGCTTGGTAACCTTTGGTATGGGAGacttgtattatttttattgaaatatttacAGATAATTGGTATTCAATTTCTTAAATGTTGGCAATCAAAGAGCTGTGATACAGTACCACTGCTATGCCTTATTTATTGGCTAACCTCTACCAAAGCATAGTAACGTAAGACATTTTAAGCTTCGAAAAGTGTTGGAGAGTGTAATTTTGCATCAAACTTTTCCTCTCAGATAAAAATGAAGTTGGACACGCAGAATGCTTAAAGCTCATGTTTTATACACGTTTCTAAGTGTATAGGCTTTTGACTCTAGCTGATAGTGGAATAATAACATGTATGTAAAATAATGTATGTTCCATTATTTGAGTAGAGCTAACATAGGGCAACAGCAGTAAATTTTGTCATAAAATACACAAGCCAAGAATAGCCTGTAAATGATATACCAtaaaacggtgcttagtgatgtcatcagttattatcggtgctcagtgatgtcatttgtgtcacctgactcactgaaacttttacagtataaaaataatgtactccctaatgtaaaatatgagaatagtAGAAGTCATTTTGGAGTTCCGTGAAGTGCTCAGCCTTTGGCttggtgcctttatatggccatggaactcttctatggcatctaacatccttattttataataggggggtacattattccctatattttgTGGGGGAGTCTCAGGCAAAATGTTAATATTTGGTGCAAATGATACAGAACTGTAATAAAACATCACCCATGGTTaacttttatattaatatttataaagcaggtTTTTGTATTACATTTCATTTATGGATGTACATAATTAAATTATGTTGCAAAATGACCTAATTTTGAGCCACTGtttatattttaacaatatttatgTATTAAATGCATAATtctgcattgtatttatttaaagtatTATAAATGTTCTAAATGTTTTCCATGTGGTTTTTACATGATTTCAAAAAGTACAATTGTGTCAGACTATATGGTGAGATTAATGTAACACATCTGAGTTGAATGGGAACTCATTAAAAAGTTTTAAGCATAATGTTTATTGTGGATCTGGAGTAAAAACACACATAACTTATTTATAAGCAGGCCTTATATTACATGTGCTTGCCCCTATGTAGATGATATTACATATTGATTATGTTTCATAATTCTGCTTTCTTACATAACTAAAGGGCTATTATTTTCTCCTACATTCAATGTTTTGCTTTTTcataaaggaggaggaaagtgtAAATCACTTGAGGattccaaatgttaggcacccccaaattaTTGAAATCACTTTATTGTTACCCCTGGCCAGGgctccagcccagggtacttctgaGCAAagtacatttggcacccccaagtgattt contains:
- the hbegf gene encoding proheparin-binding EGF-like growth factor, producing the protein MNFMKLALLLLLQVSYVFVYGAVIGAHQNEVFSKATSDFAPAGESFQYEDKRVFTVGNHIVASPRAVSPSKPLSTERQNKGQNSRGKKGKGRKRDPCKKKYKDYCIHGECRYIKAIKAPSCVCQTDYHGERCHALTLPLENPLNPYDHTTVLAVVAVVLSSVCLIIISSLLILRYHKRGAYNVENEEKLKLGNTA